In Drosophila miranda strain MSH22 chromosome Y unlocalized genomic scaffold, D.miranda_PacBio2.1 Contig_Y3_pilon, whole genome shotgun sequence, a single window of DNA contains:
- the LOC117194783 gene encoding uncharacterized protein LOC117194783, with amino-acid sequence MVTEPKSVEPKVSTKEAQCQSSDCETSQQEPVSQVSSPKVARVGIFNAEDFLSRAQMNDKINNILRSPTKPPNGVRQRSVYTNNPSPQASLRVGMTGGSCPNA; translated from the exons atggtcaccgagccgaagtccgttgagcccaaggtcagcaccaaggaggcgcagtgccaGTCATCGGACTGCGAGACTTCCCAGCAGGAGCCGGTCTCGCAAGTAAGCAGCCCGAAGGTCGCCCGTGTGGGGATCTTCAATGCCGAGGACTTCTTGTCGCGTGCTCAGATGAAcgacaaaatcaacaacatcttgcgctcgcccaccaagccgcccaacggggtgcgccagcgctccgtctacaccaacaacccatcgCCG CAAGCAAGCTTGCGTGTCGGCATGACTGGGGGCAGCTGTCCCAACGCATGA